CCAGGCCGGACCGGAGTCCCTGGAGGCCGCGCCAGTTCAGAGCGAGGGCCGGCCGAAGCGTCCGTTCTCGGCGGTGGGAACACCCCTCAATGACAACCCGGTCACCGGTGGCGAGCGAGGTTAATCGACATGGAACTGCTTGATCTGACGCTGATCTGGATTCTGATCATCGGCTTCGGCGTGTTCATGTACGTGCTCATGGACGGCTTCGATCTGGGCGTGGGGATTCTCTTCCCTTTCGCCCCCGATGAAGCCTCACGCGACGCGATGATGAACTCCGTGGCGCCGGTCTGGGACGGCAATGAAACCTGGCTGATCCTCGGTGGAGCGGGGCTTCTCGCAGCCTTTCCGCTGGTCTACGCCGTGTTCCTGCCTGCGCTCTACATCGGTGTATTCCTGCTTCTGGCGGGCCTGATCTTCCGCGGTGTCGCCTTCGAGTTTCGGTTCAAGGCCAACCGGTCACGCTACCTATGGAACTGGTCCTTCTTTGGTGGCTCGCTGGTAGCGACATTCGCCCAAGGTGCCGTGGTGGGCGCTTACATCCAGGGCTTCGAGACCTATGGCTTCACCTACGTCGGTGGGCCGCTAGACTGGCTGACCCCGTTCACCGTGATGACGGGCTTGGCCTTGGTGTGTGGGTATACGCTCCTCGGCGCCACCTGGCTGGTGCTCAAGACCGAAGGTCCGCTGCAGGACTGGGCCTATGCGGTGGCCAGGCGCATGTTGCTCGCTGTGATGGTGTTCTTCGTCATCATCAGTATCTGGACACCCTTGGCCGAGGTCCGAGTCATGGAGCGCTGGTTCGGGAATCTGGAGTGGCTCTGGGTATTCCCTCTCGTGACAGTGGGCGCGGCCTACTGGCTCTGGCAGGCCATCGAGCAACGTCGTGAAGGTGTGCCGTTCGTGGCCACGATGGTGTTGTTCATCATGTTCTACATCGGTCTGCTGATCAGCATGTGGCCTTTGGCTGTGCCGCCGGATCACACCTTCTGGGATGCGGCCTCTGCGCCTGCGAGCCAGCTATTCCTCCTGCTGGGCGTGCTATTCCTCACCCCTGTCGTGTTGGGCTACACGGCCTGGACCTACTGGGTGTTCCGCGGCAAGGTGTCCGCGCATTCCGGCGGGTACCATTAGTGGTCTGTATCAAGAAGAAAGCACTGCCCCATGTTACGAACGTTTGTAACGTCGGGGCAGTAGCCTCGCAGACTGGATGGCAACCCCGGCAAATGGGTGCGATCGCCGTCCCTGAACTAGTCTAAGCCAACCTCCGCTCTTCAGCGGGTTGGGACTACGGGAGTCTCAAATACACCCCTATAGGGTGACCGGGGTATACCGACCTGCCCGCTGCATTTATTACCATGAGGACAGGGTATTGCGCCGCAGCATCAATAATCCTTGCCAAACAGTTCACTGAAACTACAATACGAACCAGATCCTCGCCCCGAGAGGCCAAAAAAAACCCCCTCGGGCGAGGGGGCATAAAGGGCGACTTGGGAGTCGCCTGGAGGAGAAACAGACCGGTCATAAGAACCGGCGAATCCATGAGAGGTCAGCTACAGCATCTCGTTGAGGTGCTGCCACCCACTCCCAAGCAGAGCAGACAATGGCGACAGCATGGGAGGCTTAGGCTCTCCAGCTTGCTCATGTCTCAACCCTGTACAATTATTGTACACCCGCACATCCTTTCCGTCAATCCATTGCTTTAAGCTCCCTTCGCTAGCCGATCACTGGCCATAGGCTCAAGCACAGATTTGCTGCCAGCGCAGCAGATGGAAGATGACTCACTTGGCCTCCCTGAGTCACAGACCACTTTATGCTCCCCTGTCCACCCATGGCCTAAATGCTGTCAACACGCCCGGATGAATGAGCTTGTGATCTGAATGGCCCTCTCAGTCACTGAAGATGGGCTACTCGGGAGGGCATCTGACCTTGTGAGGGCGGTCCGCGTCCGCCGAAGACCGCGCACAAACGGTCCGCAGGGCAGGCGTTCCCATACTCGGGGTGGGTGTACAAAACGTGTAAAAGAATGGTATAAAGATAGCGAATCGCCAATACTTATTCGGCGGTGCCAAGCGAAGGTAAACCACAGCGGGAGAGATCGGTGCGTGCGACGCTGCACCGGCGCCGAAGGAGCAACGACCCCGGAAACTCTCAGGCTACCGGACCGCTGTGGTGTTGATGATTCCGTAGAGTGGCCGGCGAAAGCGTCCGCTGGCCCACCGAAGGAGCAAGCGGCCTCGTCATTGCGATCGCCCGTGAATCTCTCAGGTCCCATGACGGAAGGGGTGCTCGCGACCGCGTGGTGGCGAGGTCAACCCGACGCGTCTGGAGACAGAGCGATGCAGCGTGTTGCCATCATCGGCGGAGGGATCACGGGGGTCACCACGGCTTACTCTCTGCTCAAGCGTGGTTTCGACGTCACACTCTATGAGCGCAACCGGTACACGGCGATGGAGACCTCCTACGCGAATGGGGGCCAACTCTCGGCGTCTAACGCGGAGGTTTGGAATCACTGGCCCACGGTGTTCAAGGGGCTGCGCTGGATGCTTCGTGCGGACGCCCCCTTGTTGGTCAACCCGAAGCCCTCCTGGCACAAGTTGAGCTGGTTCGCCGAGTTCATGGCAGCCATCCCTCGTTACGCCCATAACACCTCGGAGACGGCGCGGCTCGCGATCGCGGCGCGTGATCACCTGTTCCAGTGGGCCGCAGACGAGGGAATCGAGTTTGATCTGCAGCGCCGCGGTATTCTCCATATCTACCGCACCAGGCAGGGGTTCGCCCATGCGCAACGCGTCTCCGCGCTGCTGGCCAAAGGCGGGTTGGAGCGTCGGCCCGTCACGCCAGAGGAGATGCGCACCCTTGAGCCGAACCTCGCTGGCGAGTATCACGGCGGTTTTTTCACGGAAACCGATGCCACCGGTGATATTCACAAGTTTACGCAAGGCCTTGCCTCCGCCATTCAACGGCGCGGTGCCACCATCCGCTACGGGGTCGAAGTGCATGATGTCGGAGCGAGCGCCAACAGCGCCTGGGTACGTCATGGGCAGGGCCGAGATGAATACGATGCACTCGTGGTCTGTGCCGGTGTCGGGAGTCGCAGTTTGGGAGCCAAGCTCGGAGATAGGGTCAACGTCTATCCTGTCAAGGGCTATTCGATTACCGTGCACCTGGACGATCCCGCCTCCCAGCAGGCGGCCCCATGGGTGAGTCTGCTCGACGATGAGGCCAAGCTGGTGACGAGTCGGCTGGGAGCAGACCGGTTCCGGGTCGCCGGGACGGCGGAGTTCAACGGTTTCAATCGCGATATCCGTCACGACCGCATTCGTCCGTTGATCCGTTGGGTCGAGCAGTGCTTCCCCGGAGTGGATACCCGCAGGGTCGTTCATTGGGCAGGCTTGCGCCCGATGCTCCCGGACATGATGCCGCGCATTGGCAGGGGCACGCAGCCAACCGTGTTCTACAACACGGGCCATGGCCACCTTGGCTGGACGCTGTCTGCCGTGACTGCCGAACTGGTCGCGGATGCTGTCATGACAACAGGTTCGGCTCAGTCGAACCTGAATCTTGTCTCCTATGGCTGACATGTCGGCGAGCCTATGGTCGATCTTGCCTTCTGCCGGAGGCGTTCTGCTCTCCGGGGGTGCGAAAGCCGCCTTAGTAATGTATGAGCGCTCGGTCGAGAGCGCCGAGGCTGCGCTGGTCGATCATTGGTTCAAGAGCCTTCCTTCGGAAGGTACGCAGCCAGTTCCAACTTCGCTAGTAACGTGGTGTTTTGGGGCAAAAGGGCGATGTCGAAAACTCTAACCCGTGACAGAAGACGGCCACCCCAACTTGATCCTCATTGGCACAGAGGTAGAAAACCTCCGTGAGCGTCTCATCGAAACAGAAAGTTGATTGACAAGCTGCCGGCCTGAGGTCAAAGAGACGGCAGCGCGAGAGGTCTGTGCTGTTGGCGTTACGCTAGCGATCGGGTCTACAGCTTTTAATTTCAGCAGCCTTTTAGAACAAGGTACCTCATACACTCAACTCTCACGATCAGGAGCAAACGTGGCAGAAAGTCCCTGCGTCAAGGTGTGCAAGATCGAAAACGGCGCGTGTGTCGGCTGCGGCCGCACGCTCGAGGAAATCGCGCAGTGGTCCAAAATGAGTAACGCAGAGCGTCAGCGAGTTCTGGACAGGCTCGCCGCGGCGAGTGCCGTTTCAGCCGCAGCAAAGCCGGTTTCACTTGACATCTGACGCCGGAATCAGGCCGCTGTGGCCACCCTCGAGGGCTAGCAGCGACCCGAAGCCGCCAGTCACTCAGTCTCTGCGACAGTCCGCTTTCAGAAGCTGTCGACCGCATCCGATGGAATCCACGGTTTAGCAGACTCGCTCGTAGCGGCGGGATAGAGCCCCGATTTCTCCTCCACCAGCCCAGGAGGGTGCCCTAGCAGCCTGTCGGATTTGAACTCGCTTGAGCGGCGCAGAGTCGTTTGCGGGGCGTGAGACGATCGGCCTTCCGGTCGATGGCTTTCACGTCCTCAACTCTGCTGTGCCGGCGCCCGAGAGGCGCATCTCGTCGGTCTTTGGGACTGCTGCCCCTCATGCCGCCATCAGGCGGTGCATCCGCTTGATGTTCCAGGCCATGGTCACCAGGCGCCACTCACCACGGGCTTGATCGAGCCCGCGCATGGATAACTGCCGAAAGCCCATCACCTGCTTGATGATGCCGAACACTGGCTCAACCGTGTGTTTGCGAAGCGCGTACAGCCTACGCCCGGCCTGGGTGGCGAGGCGATGGGCCATGATCGCAACCGGATCATCGGTGTCCGGTGTCGACGGGTCGGCGGCGAAGCGCTCGAACACCGGCCGGTGGTGCGCGTCACGTTTGATGGCCACCAGCGGCTCGATCCCGTGGGAGTGGCACTGGTGGACGTTCGCGGCACTGTAGTAGCCGGTGTCGCCAAGCAGGTGGCGCGGTGTCCCCAACCCCGGCGGCAAGGCCGCCAGCCCAGTGAGCAGCGGCGCGAGCTGCTGTTTGTCATTGGCCGCCTGGGTGACATGCACATAGGTGACCAGCACGGTGTCGGTATCAACCGCCGCCTGTGCGTTATAACACTGATCGAAGCCCTTGCCAGTTACCGGCATGATGCGCGATTGCTCATCGGTGAGGTTGACCTGGTCACTGCCCCGCGGGCCAGTCTCCGGGGGCTTGGGCTCGCGCCCCCGCGGCGGTGTCCCGGCCTGACGCTGCGCCTCGCGCTCGGCCTGCTTCGTCTCATAGGCCTGTTGCTCGGCGTCATCGCGCTCCTGGGCCCGCGCCTCGATCGTCGCCTTGGCCTCGGCGATGGCGGCCAGGCGCTGCTCACGCCGGGCGATCTCCTCGGGGATGTCCATACCATCACCCGCCTCATCGCGGTCGGCGGCCTCGGCACGTTCGGTCAGCGCTTTGACTTCGGCCTTGAGTTGCTCCTCCACCCGCGAAGCATGGCCATACGACAGCGCCTTGTGCTTGCTGGCGTTGGCCTTGACCTTGGTTCCGTCCAGGGCAATGGTGCCGAGCTTGAGCAGCTTCATCTCCCGTGCGAGCACCAGCACCTGCGTGAACAACCCCTCCAGCTCCGGGAGAAAGCGCCGGCGGAACGTCGCCAGCGTGTCATGATCCGGGTGGGTATTGGCCGCCAGATACCGGAAGGCCACCGAGTCGTAGGTCGCACGCTCGATCTTGCGGCTGGAGAACACGCCCGTGGCATACCCATAGACCAGCAGGCTCAGCAGCACCGAGGGGTGGTGCGCCTTGCGCCCACGGCCGGCGTACTGGCGCGTGAGCTCCGAGAGATCGAGCTGCTCGACCACATCGACCACAAACCGCGCCAGATGGTCCTCTGGCAACCAGTCATCCACCGACGGCGGCAGCAAGTAATCGGTCTGGCGGTCGACCGGGATGAAACGGTTCATGGCAACTTCCCCGTAGCACTGGCAGACCACACAATTATCCCATGGCGCGGTCGGAAATCCGACAGACTGCTAGCGATATGTTGTAACGTTTGGCGCAAAGTGTCAACGGCCAAGTAAATTGACCCCCTGCTGGCCAACAGTTTTGACCCACCTTCGGGTGGCCGTTGGGCCACAGACATGCGTAGCGTCCCGGCCTCGACTGAGGCGGCAGGGGCGCGGCAGTGAAGAGGTGGGTTGTGATACACAAGATCAAGGGGCTCTACGACGACGGCCGCGGGCTGTCCATCCGGGCGATCAGCCAGGAGCTGGGCATGTCGCGGAACACGGTGCGCAAGTACCTGCGCATGGACGAACAGACGGTGTGCGCGCTGCAGTCGGATCGCTCGCGCACCAAGCGGCTGGATCTCCAGCGCGACTACATCGCCTATCTGCTGGATCGCTATCCGCGGCTCACGGCGGTGAAGATCGCCCGCAA
The DNA window shown above is from Aquisalimonas sp. 2447 and carries:
- a CDS encoding IS1182 family transposase, with amino-acid sequence MNRFIPVDRQTDYLLPPSVDDWLPEDHLARFVVDVVEQLDLSELTRQYAGRGRKAHHPSVLLSLLVYGYATGVFSSRKIERATYDSVAFRYLAANTHPDHDTLATFRRRFLPELEGLFTQVLVLAREMKLLKLGTIALDGTKVKANASKHKALSYGHASRVEEQLKAEVKALTERAEAADRDEAGDGMDIPEEIARREQRLAAIAEAKATIEARAQERDDAEQQAYETKQAEREAQRQAGTPPRGREPKPPETGPRGSDQVNLTDEQSRIMPVTGKGFDQCYNAQAAVDTDTVLVTYVHVTQAANDKQQLAPLLTGLAALPPGLGTPRHLLGDTGYYSAANVHQCHSHGIEPLVAIKRDAHHRPVFERFAADPSTPDTDDPVAIMAHRLATQAGRRLYALRKHTVEPVFGIIKQVMGFRQLSMRGLDQARGEWRLVTMAWNIKRMHRLMAA
- a CDS encoding DUF1289 domain-containing protein — encoded protein: MAESPCVKVCKIENGACVGCGRTLEEIAQWSKMSNAERQRVLDRLAAASAVSAAAKPVSLDI
- the cydB gene encoding cytochrome d ubiquinol oxidase subunit II, with amino-acid sequence MELLDLTLIWILIIGFGVFMYVLMDGFDLGVGILFPFAPDEASRDAMMNSVAPVWDGNETWLILGGAGLLAAFPLVYAVFLPALYIGVFLLLAGLIFRGVAFEFRFKANRSRYLWNWSFFGGSLVATFAQGAVVGAYIQGFETYGFTYVGGPLDWLTPFTVMTGLALVCGYTLLGATWLVLKTEGPLQDWAYAVARRMLLAVMVFFVIISIWTPLAEVRVMERWFGNLEWLWVFPLVTVGAAYWLWQAIEQRREGVPFVATMVLFIMFYIGLLISMWPLAVPPDHTFWDAASAPASQLFLLLGVLFLTPVVLGYTAWTYWVFRGKVSAHSGGYH
- a CDS encoding D-amino acid dehydrogenase, giving the protein MQRVAIIGGGITGVTTAYSLLKRGFDVTLYERNRYTAMETSYANGGQLSASNAEVWNHWPTVFKGLRWMLRADAPLLVNPKPSWHKLSWFAEFMAAIPRYAHNTSETARLAIAARDHLFQWAADEGIEFDLQRRGILHIYRTRQGFAHAQRVSALLAKGGLERRPVTPEEMRTLEPNLAGEYHGGFFTETDATGDIHKFTQGLASAIQRRGATIRYGVEVHDVGASANSAWVRHGQGRDEYDALVVCAGVGSRSLGAKLGDRVNVYPVKGYSITVHLDDPASQQAAPWVSLLDDEAKLVTSRLGADRFRVAGTAEFNGFNRDIRHDRIRPLIRWVEQCFPGVDTRRVVHWAGLRPMLPDMMPRIGRGTQPTVFYNTGHGHLGWTLSAVTAELVADAVMTTGSAQSNLNLVSYG